Proteins from one Plodia interpunctella isolate USDA-ARS_2022_Savannah chromosome 3, ilPloInte3.2, whole genome shotgun sequence genomic window:
- the Arms gene encoding kinase D-interacting substrate of 220 kDa B isoform X6 translates to MWSDRAGTSTPGTERRPLMMALRVPRSYGSVFPYYKFVRDTLSSEPAVTESLHRSESMVSLACFKTLSQLATGDTSATAELQQFLNSNKNINIDDRDENGTTALMCASDNGRAGAVRLLLGAGADAAAADADGWTPLAFAARGGHLAVVKDLLDAGAKVDSRDCGGWTPLMWASYKGHEEVVAYLLEKGADVHAHGNYNINSLVWAAGRRHSGVVQRLLAAGARANSCDKYATSALTWAARAGDVTACAALLRAGADANTAGMYCWTPLLQATHGNHFEIVQMLLEHKPNVNALDKDGYTALAIACKEGFYDIAVALINSGAYINVQDHSKDTPLIHAVKGGHKNIVEALLKKHVDVDLPGKEKKTPVYTAVEKGHVAILKLLLASNPDLEHSTVSGDTPLMRAVRSRNAEMVQLLLERKARVNVADNRGDTALHVAMRARSKQIVEILLRNPKNSQLLYKPNKLKETPYNIDMSYNKTILGQIFGARKLNTNEDNENLLGYELYSAALADMLSEPSLSVPITVGLYARWGSGKSFLLNKLKEEMKNFARQWSESGWSWSWAVWWTSWHAALAVAALAALAGAPAYVAVAVCFALFIAIYLAFYMLWFLGNKYEWWWAGGMLSTMGQKFNSLLLVLQVVFCHPPGPNDPRALPATPIRFHFTEGMKSTGGQEGEAMVVQMLGSLAEALECQYGRVCTRLARAFRPKPVSSTSSWKWRRMCCVPHIVTFELCFLCALVGLCVLVLFLTDKEYDQQRRDVQQGVLFSCAAVCGVALLGNLSSLVLVLAALTLAPRARLRRAVRRGRDAATIKLRPEVQALTNMVSCLDAFTGQQTRLVVVVDALDSCEQEKVLALLNAVHALCSDPKSPFILLLAIDPHIISKVAWMEAVEINSRRAFSESNIGGWDYLRNMVQLPFYLQNSALRRVKTAQATAARRMQAIAADEFSASLQRSVSARRLSSTSELMSSQERIKNQPNKDPGGGGASAARTRRLRPSDSLASSVASGLHRTGVAPSGAADLGRVLLTDDYFSDVNPRSMRRLMNVLYVTGRLLKAFQIEFSWYQLASWVNMTEQWPFRTSWIIYHHETYEDHIDDSTSLKHILEKVKPQISSIREASTLLELDRDERKLEVFLSFHRATLTAADLKVFLPFTINLDPYIKKVIKEEQLQSGAEEEAVIGVMPWGTPQQAAQRHPHSKLFHRKHRSSPPNSSVPAGPVGQVHSVGPGGSPVWVGWANTGPSFLSTMPQAQQTQFQQTNPYNMLRSAFPGLNDTSNIRLSQLSVERVCAVVREALCGGGAAASAALQRHRVCGLALSVCRLADLQPILDLPFGDWELFKLLIINLRELEANMPTSAPTVTVITDKAAETEPDNVKPRPALEHQRSRPSNVEKQPYAEYQVTLEEQMICGALQTLNEEALEDVLQSEPPPPPDEDSTLQLLACAPVSPPALRRDGVLKTGSVRRRDPPAVTFNVENEEDSDDDGRLAFSARPRRPRPASLLAADEAPPPRPAARSRSAEDSTRAEPTDPKLRSLRRTADILRKVSSTERLSKLKDKIMARECTPPRDEPSDDESAPLVSPATAAPASPVAASPRSDVTELESPRAADFDLLPAGKRGAGLAAEPYDLRQLAPGADAGRALWRQDALDAGPPWPWDEPDSAV, encoded by the exons GGGGACTGAGAGACGCCCCCTGATGATGGCGTTGCGGGTGCCTCGGAGCTATGGAAGCGTGTTCCCATACTACAAGTTTGTGAGAGACACCCTGAGTAGCGAGCCGGCAGTGACTGAG AGCCTCCACCGCAGTGAGTCGATGGTGTCGCTGGCGTGCTTCAAGACGCTCTCGCAGCTTGCGACCGGCGACACCAGCGCCACCGCCGAGCTGCAGCAGTTCCTCAACTCTAACAAGAACATCAACATTGACGACAGAGACGAG AATGGCACGACAGCGCTCATGTGTGCGAGCGACAACGGGCGAGCGGGAGCGGTCCGGTTGCTGCTGGGAGCGGGCGCGGACGCGGCTGCCGCCGACGCGGACGGTTGGACGCCCCTGGCTTTCGCGGCCCGCGGCGGTCACCTCGCCGTTGTCAAGGACCTACTTGACGCCGGGGCTAAAGTCGACTCGAGGGACTGT ggTGGATGGACTCCTCTGATGTGGGCTTCCTATAAAGGACACGAGGAAGTAGTCGCATACCTTCTGGAGAAAGGAGCTGATGTACATGCACATGGcaactataatattaa TTCATTAGTATGGGCAGCGGGTCGCCGTCACAGTGGAGTAGTGCAAAGATTGCTGGCAGCTGGCGCGAGGGCGAACTCTTGCGACAAATATGCAACCTCGGCGTTGACGTGGGCGGCGAGAGCGGGCGATGTGACCGCGTGTGCTGCGTTGTTGCGGGCGGGCGCGGACGCCAACACCGCGGGAATGTATTGCTGGACGCCGCTCTTACAAGCGACGCATG GCAACCACTTCGAAATAGTACAAATGCTATTGGAGCACAAGCCCAACGTTAACGCGTTAGACAAGGATGGATATACAGCGCTTGCGATCGCATGCAAAGAGGGGTTCTATGATATAGCGGTCGCTCTCATCAACTCCGGAGCTTATATTAACGTTCAG GACCACTCAAAAGACACGCCGCTGATCCATGCAGTGAAAGGTGGGCACAAGAACATAGTGGAAGCGTTGCTGAAGAAGCACGTAGACGTGGACCTCCCGGGCAAGGAGAAGAAGACCCCGGTGTACACTGCCGTGGAGAAAGGGCACGTCGCTATACTGAAGCTGCTGTTGGCGTCTAACCCTGATTTGGAACACAGCACTGTT AGCGGCGACACTCCTCTAATGCGCGCCGTGCGTTCGAGAAATGCTGAAATGGTGCAGCTGTTGTTGGAGCGGAAGGCGCGAGTCAATGTGGCCGACAACAGAGGCGATACCGCTTTACATGTGGCCATGCGCGCGCGCTCTAAG cAAATCGTAGAAATCCTTCTCAGGAACCCAAAGAACAGTCAACTTCTATACAAGCCGAACAAGTTAAAAGAGACTCCATACAACATCGACATGAGTTACAACAAGACGATACTGGGCCAGATCTTCGGCGCGCGCAAACTGAACACGAATGAGGACAACGAGAATTTGTTGGGATACGAGTTGTATAGCGCGGCGTTGGCTGATATGTTATCAGAGCCGAGTTTGTCTGTGCCTATCACTGTGGGGCTGTACGCCCGGTGGGGTTCCGGGAAATCTTTTTTGCTCAATAAACTCAAag AGGAGATGAAGAACTTCGCCCGGCAGTGGAGCGAGAGCGGCTGGTCGTGGTCGTGGGCGGTGTGGTGGACGTCGTGGCACGCGGCGCTGGCGGTGGCGGCGCTGGCGGCGCTGGCCGGAGCGCCCGCCTACGTCGCCGTGGCCGTATGCTTCGCGCTCTTCATCGCCATATACCTCGCATTCTACATGCTGTGGTTCTTAGGCAACAA ATACGAATGGTGGTGGGCGGGCGGCATGCTCTCCACAATGGGTCAGAAGTTCAACTCATTACTGTTGGTGTTACAAGTGGTATTCTGCCACCCGCCCGGACCCAACGACCCAAGGGCCTTGCCCGCTACACCAATAAG ATTCCACTTCACAGAGGGCATGAAGAGCACCGGCGGGCAAGAAGGAGAAGCGATGGTGGTGCAGATGCTGGGGTCATTGGCCGAGGCGCTGGAGTGCCAGTACGGACGCGTGTGCACGCGACTCGCGAGGGCTTTCAGACCCAAACCCGTGTCCAGTACTTCCAGTTGGAA ATGGCGCCGCATGTGCTGCGTGCCGCACATCGTGACGTTTGAGCTGTGCTTCCTGTGTGCGCTCGTCGGTCTGTGTGTCCTCGTGCTGTTCCTCACAGACAAGGAATATGATCAACA GCGGCGTGACGTGCAGCAAGGAGTGTTGTTCAGCTGCGCGGCGGTGTGCGGCGTGGCGCTGCTGGGCAACCTCAGCTCGCTGGTGCTGGTGCTGGCGGCGCTGACGCTggcgccgcgcgcgcggcTGCGGCGCGCCGTCCGCCGCGGCCGGGACGCCGCCACCATCAAGCTGAGGCCCGAGGTGCAGGCGCTCACTAACATG GTTTCTTGCTTAGACGCATTCACCGGACAGCAGACCCGGCTAGTGGTGGTCGTGGACGCGCTCGACAGCTGCGAACAAGAGAAAGTTCTCGCCCTCCTCAACGCCGTACACGCTCTCTGCTCAGACCCGAAGAGCCCCTTCATACTGCTGCTGGCCATCGACCCCCATATTATAAGCAAG GTTGCTTGGATGGAG GCCGTGGAAATAAACAGTCGGCGTGCGTTTTCTGAAAGTAACATCGGAGGGTGGGACTACTTGCGCAACATGGTGCAGCTTCCCTTCTACCTCCAGAACTCTGCGCTGCGGCGCGTGAAGACAGCGCAGGCCACCGCCGCGCGGCGCATGCAGGCCATTGCTGCGGACGAGTTCAGTGCTTCGCTGCAGAGATCT gtaTCAGCTCGCCGTCTATCATCAACTTCAGAGCTTATGTCAAGTCAGGAACGCATTAAGAATCAGCCAAATAAGGACCCCGGCGGTGGGGGGGCCTCTGCCGCTCGGACGCGGAGACTTCGCCCTTCAGATTCCCTGGCGTCGTCAGTCGCTTCAGGGCTTCACAGGACAGGCGTAGCGCCCTCTGGCGCTGCAGATCTGGGGAGAGTGCTCTTGACAGACGATTACTTTAGCGATGTCAACCCTAGGAGCATGAGGAGGCTGATGAACGTGCTGTATGTTACTG GTCGTCTCCTGAAGGCGTTCCAGATAGAGTTCAGCTGGTACCAGCTCGCGTCATGGGTGAACATGACGGAGCAGTGGCCCTTCCGCACCTCCTGGATCATCTACCACCACGAGACCTACGAGGACCACATTGACGACTCTACTTCGCTCAAACATATCCTGGAGAA GGTTAAGCCTCAAATAAGCAGCATCCGCGAGGCCAGCACGCTGCTGGAGCTGGACCGCGACGAGCGCAAGCTGGAGGTGTTCCTCAGCTTCCACCGCGCCACGCTCACCGCCGCCGACCTCAAGGTCTTCCTGCCCTTCACCATCAACCTGGACCCCTACATCAAGAAGGTCATCAAAG AGGAGCAGCTACAATCAGGCGCGGAGGAGGAAGCCGTGATAGGAGTCATGCCTTGGGGCACGCCGCAGCAGGCAGCCCAGCGACATCCCCATTCCAAACTCTTTCACAGGAAGCAT CGTTCCTCCCCGCCAAATTCATCTGTGCCAGCGGGCCCCGTAGGTCAAGTGCACAGCGTGGGCCCGGGCGGGTCCCCGGTGTGGGTGGGCTGGGCCAACACGGGCCCCAGCTTTTTATCCACGATGCCCCAGGCACAGCAAACGCAATTCCAACAGACCAACCCGTATAACATGCTGAGGTCGGCCTTCCCTGGATTG AACGACACGTCGAACATCCGTTTGTCCCAACTGAGCGTGGAGCGCGTGTGCGCGGTGGTGCGCGAGGCGCtgtgcggcggcggcgcggccgCCAGCGCGGCGCTGCAGCGGCACCGCGTGTGCGGGCTGGCGCTCTCCGTCTGCCGGCTGGCCGACCTGCAGCCG attttagaTCTGCCGTTCGGCGATTGGGAACTATTCAAACTCCTCATTATCAATCTTCGCGAACTAGAAGCTAACATGCCGACGAGCGCACCCACCGTCAcag TAATAACCGACAAAGCGGCTGAGACAGAACCAGACAATGTCAAACCGAGGCCGGCTTTGGAACACCAAAGAAGCAGACCATCTAATGTTGAGAAACAG cCTTACGCGGAATACCAG GTGACTCTAGAAGAGCAGATGATCTGCGGCGCGCTGCAGACCCTGAACGAGGAGGCGCTGGAGGACGTGCTGCAGTCGGAGCCCCCCCCGCCCCCAG ACGAGGACAGCACGCTGCAGCTGTTGGCGTGTGCCCCCGTTAGCCCTCCCGCGCTGCGCCGCGACGGCGTGCTGAAGACCGGCTCCGTGCGGCGCCGCGACCCCCCCGCCGTCACCTTCAACGTCGAGAACGAGGAGGACTCCGACGACGACGGCCGCCTCGCCTTCAGCGCGCGCCcccgccgcccgcgccccgCCTCGCTGCTGGCGGCGGACGAGGCGCCCCCGCCGCGTCCCGCCGCCCGCTCCCGCTCCGCCGAGGACTCCACCCGCGCCGAGCCCACCGACCCCAAGCTGCGCTCGCTGCGCCGCACCGCCGACATCCTGCGCAAGGTGAGCTCCACGGAGCGGCTCTCGAAGCTGAAGGACAAGATCATGGCCCGCGAGTGCACTCCGCCGCGCGACGAGCCCAGCGACGACGAGTCGGCGCCGCTCGTGTCGCCGGCGACGGCTGCGCCCGCGTCGCCCGTCGCCGCGTCGCCGCGCTCGGATGTGACGGAGCTGGAGTCGCCGCGCGCGGCCGACTTCGACCTGCTGCCGGCGGGCAAGCGCGGCGCGGGGCTGGCGGCGGAGCCCTACGACCTGCGGCAGCTGGCGCCGGGCGCGGACGCGGGCCGGGCGCTGTGGCGACAGGACGCGCTGGACGCCGGCCCGCCCTGGCCCTGGGACGAGCCCGACTCCGCCGTCTGA
- the Arms gene encoding kinase D-interacting substrate of 220 kDa B isoform X9: MLRWSFHPSESLHRSESMVSLACFKTLSQLATGDTSATAELQQFLNSNKNINIDDRDENGTTALMCASDNGRAGAVRLLLGAGADAAAADADGWTPLAFAARGGHLAVVKDLLDAGAKVDSRDCGGWTPLMWASYKGHEEVVAYLLEKGADVHAHGNYNINSLVWAAGRRHSGVVQRLLAAGARANSCDKYATSALTWAARAGDVTACAALLRAGADANTAGMYCWTPLLQATHGNHFEIVQMLLEHKPNVNALDKDGYTALAIACKEGFYDIAVALINSGAYINVQDHSKDTPLIHAVKGGHKNIVEALLKKHVDVDLPGKEKKTPVYTAVEKGHVAILKLLLASNPDLEHSTVSGDTPLMRAVRSRNAEMVQLLLERKARVNVADNRGDTALHVAMRARSKQIVEILLRNPKNSQLLYKPNKLKETPYNIDMSYNKTILGQIFGARKLNTNEDNENLLGYELYSAALADMLSEPSLSVPITVGLYARWGSGKSFLLNKLKEEMKNFARQWSESGWSWSWAVWWTSWHAALAVAALAALAGAPAYVAVAVCFALFIAIYLAFYMLWFLGNKYEWWWAGGMLSTMGQKFNSLLLVLQVVFCHPPGPNDPRALPATPIRFHFTEGMKSTGGQEGEAMVVQMLGSLAEALECQYGRVCTRLARAFRPKPVSSTSSWKWRRMCCVPHIVTFELCFLCALVGLCVLVLFLTDKEYDQQRRDVQQGVLFSCAAVCGVALLGNLSSLVLVLAALTLAPRARLRRAVRRGRDAATIKLRPEVQALTNMVSCLDAFTGQQTRLVVVVDALDSCEQEKVLALLNAVHALCSDPKSPFILLLAIDPHIISKVAWMEAVEINSRRAFSESNIGGWDYLRNMVQLPFYLQNSALRRVKTAQATAARRMQAIAADEFSASLQRSVSARRLSSTSELMSSQERIKNQPNKDPGGGGASAARTRRLRPSDSLASSVASGLHRTGVAPSGAADLGRVLLTDDYFSDVNPRSMRRLMNVLYVTGRLLKAFQIEFSWYQLASWVNMTEQWPFRTSWIIYHHETYEDHIDDSTSLKHILEKVKPQISSIREASTLLELDRDERKLEVFLSFHRATLTAADLKVFLPFTINLDPYIKKVIKEEQLQSGAEEEAVIGVMPWGTPQQAAQRHPHSKLFHRKHRSSPPNSSVPAGPVGQVHSVGPGGSPVWVGWANTGPSFLSTMPQAQQTQFQQTNPYNMLRSAFPGLNDTSNIRLSQLSVERVCAVVREALCGGGAAASAALQRHRVCGLALSVCRLADLQPILDLPFGDWELFKLLIINLRELEANMPTSAPTVTVITDKAAETEPDNVKPRPALEHQRSRPSNVEKQPYAEYQVTLEEQMICGALQTLNEEALEDVLQSEPPPPPDEDSTLQLLACAPVSPPALRRDGVLKTGSVRRRDPPAVTFNVENEEDSDDDGRLAFSARPRRPRPASLLAADEAPPPRPAARSRSAEDSTRAEPTDPKLRSLRRTADILRKVSSTERLSKLKDKIMARECTPPRDEPSDDESAPLVSPATAAPASPVAASPRSDVTELESPRAADFDLLPAGKRGAGLAAEPYDLRQLAPGADAGRALWRQDALDAGPPWPWDEPDSAV; this comes from the exons ATGTTGCGCTGGAGTTTCCATCCGAGcgaa AGCCTCCACCGCAGTGAGTCGATGGTGTCGCTGGCGTGCTTCAAGACGCTCTCGCAGCTTGCGACCGGCGACACCAGCGCCACCGCCGAGCTGCAGCAGTTCCTCAACTCTAACAAGAACATCAACATTGACGACAGAGACGAG AATGGCACGACAGCGCTCATGTGTGCGAGCGACAACGGGCGAGCGGGAGCGGTCCGGTTGCTGCTGGGAGCGGGCGCGGACGCGGCTGCCGCCGACGCGGACGGTTGGACGCCCCTGGCTTTCGCGGCCCGCGGCGGTCACCTCGCCGTTGTCAAGGACCTACTTGACGCCGGGGCTAAAGTCGACTCGAGGGACTGT ggTGGATGGACTCCTCTGATGTGGGCTTCCTATAAAGGACACGAGGAAGTAGTCGCATACCTTCTGGAGAAAGGAGCTGATGTACATGCACATGGcaactataatattaa TTCATTAGTATGGGCAGCGGGTCGCCGTCACAGTGGAGTAGTGCAAAGATTGCTGGCAGCTGGCGCGAGGGCGAACTCTTGCGACAAATATGCAACCTCGGCGTTGACGTGGGCGGCGAGAGCGGGCGATGTGACCGCGTGTGCTGCGTTGTTGCGGGCGGGCGCGGACGCCAACACCGCGGGAATGTATTGCTGGACGCCGCTCTTACAAGCGACGCATG GCAACCACTTCGAAATAGTACAAATGCTATTGGAGCACAAGCCCAACGTTAACGCGTTAGACAAGGATGGATATACAGCGCTTGCGATCGCATGCAAAGAGGGGTTCTATGATATAGCGGTCGCTCTCATCAACTCCGGAGCTTATATTAACGTTCAG GACCACTCAAAAGACACGCCGCTGATCCATGCAGTGAAAGGTGGGCACAAGAACATAGTGGAAGCGTTGCTGAAGAAGCACGTAGACGTGGACCTCCCGGGCAAGGAGAAGAAGACCCCGGTGTACACTGCCGTGGAGAAAGGGCACGTCGCTATACTGAAGCTGCTGTTGGCGTCTAACCCTGATTTGGAACACAGCACTGTT AGCGGCGACACTCCTCTAATGCGCGCCGTGCGTTCGAGAAATGCTGAAATGGTGCAGCTGTTGTTGGAGCGGAAGGCGCGAGTCAATGTGGCCGACAACAGAGGCGATACCGCTTTACATGTGGCCATGCGCGCGCGCTCTAAG cAAATCGTAGAAATCCTTCTCAGGAACCCAAAGAACAGTCAACTTCTATACAAGCCGAACAAGTTAAAAGAGACTCCATACAACATCGACATGAGTTACAACAAGACGATACTGGGCCAGATCTTCGGCGCGCGCAAACTGAACACGAATGAGGACAACGAGAATTTGTTGGGATACGAGTTGTATAGCGCGGCGTTGGCTGATATGTTATCAGAGCCGAGTTTGTCTGTGCCTATCACTGTGGGGCTGTACGCCCGGTGGGGTTCCGGGAAATCTTTTTTGCTCAATAAACTCAAag AGGAGATGAAGAACTTCGCCCGGCAGTGGAGCGAGAGCGGCTGGTCGTGGTCGTGGGCGGTGTGGTGGACGTCGTGGCACGCGGCGCTGGCGGTGGCGGCGCTGGCGGCGCTGGCCGGAGCGCCCGCCTACGTCGCCGTGGCCGTATGCTTCGCGCTCTTCATCGCCATATACCTCGCATTCTACATGCTGTGGTTCTTAGGCAACAA ATACGAATGGTGGTGGGCGGGCGGCATGCTCTCCACAATGGGTCAGAAGTTCAACTCATTACTGTTGGTGTTACAAGTGGTATTCTGCCACCCGCCCGGACCCAACGACCCAAGGGCCTTGCCCGCTACACCAATAAG ATTCCACTTCACAGAGGGCATGAAGAGCACCGGCGGGCAAGAAGGAGAAGCGATGGTGGTGCAGATGCTGGGGTCATTGGCCGAGGCGCTGGAGTGCCAGTACGGACGCGTGTGCACGCGACTCGCGAGGGCTTTCAGACCCAAACCCGTGTCCAGTACTTCCAGTTGGAA ATGGCGCCGCATGTGCTGCGTGCCGCACATCGTGACGTTTGAGCTGTGCTTCCTGTGTGCGCTCGTCGGTCTGTGTGTCCTCGTGCTGTTCCTCACAGACAAGGAATATGATCAACA GCGGCGTGACGTGCAGCAAGGAGTGTTGTTCAGCTGCGCGGCGGTGTGCGGCGTGGCGCTGCTGGGCAACCTCAGCTCGCTGGTGCTGGTGCTGGCGGCGCTGACGCTggcgccgcgcgcgcggcTGCGGCGCGCCGTCCGCCGCGGCCGGGACGCCGCCACCATCAAGCTGAGGCCCGAGGTGCAGGCGCTCACTAACATG GTTTCTTGCTTAGACGCATTCACCGGACAGCAGACCCGGCTAGTGGTGGTCGTGGACGCGCTCGACAGCTGCGAACAAGAGAAAGTTCTCGCCCTCCTCAACGCCGTACACGCTCTCTGCTCAGACCCGAAGAGCCCCTTCATACTGCTGCTGGCCATCGACCCCCATATTATAAGCAAG GTTGCTTGGATGGAG GCCGTGGAAATAAACAGTCGGCGTGCGTTTTCTGAAAGTAACATCGGAGGGTGGGACTACTTGCGCAACATGGTGCAGCTTCCCTTCTACCTCCAGAACTCTGCGCTGCGGCGCGTGAAGACAGCGCAGGCCACCGCCGCGCGGCGCATGCAGGCCATTGCTGCGGACGAGTTCAGTGCTTCGCTGCAGAGATCT gtaTCAGCTCGCCGTCTATCATCAACTTCAGAGCTTATGTCAAGTCAGGAACGCATTAAGAATCAGCCAAATAAGGACCCCGGCGGTGGGGGGGCCTCTGCCGCTCGGACGCGGAGACTTCGCCCTTCAGATTCCCTGGCGTCGTCAGTCGCTTCAGGGCTTCACAGGACAGGCGTAGCGCCCTCTGGCGCTGCAGATCTGGGGAGAGTGCTCTTGACAGACGATTACTTTAGCGATGTCAACCCTAGGAGCATGAGGAGGCTGATGAACGTGCTGTATGTTACTG GTCGTCTCCTGAAGGCGTTCCAGATAGAGTTCAGCTGGTACCAGCTCGCGTCATGGGTGAACATGACGGAGCAGTGGCCCTTCCGCACCTCCTGGATCATCTACCACCACGAGACCTACGAGGACCACATTGACGACTCTACTTCGCTCAAACATATCCTGGAGAA GGTTAAGCCTCAAATAAGCAGCATCCGCGAGGCCAGCACGCTGCTGGAGCTGGACCGCGACGAGCGCAAGCTGGAGGTGTTCCTCAGCTTCCACCGCGCCACGCTCACCGCCGCCGACCTCAAGGTCTTCCTGCCCTTCACCATCAACCTGGACCCCTACATCAAGAAGGTCATCAAAG AGGAGCAGCTACAATCAGGCGCGGAGGAGGAAGCCGTGATAGGAGTCATGCCTTGGGGCACGCCGCAGCAGGCAGCCCAGCGACATCCCCATTCCAAACTCTTTCACAGGAAGCAT CGTTCCTCCCCGCCAAATTCATCTGTGCCAGCGGGCCCCGTAGGTCAAGTGCACAGCGTGGGCCCGGGCGGGTCCCCGGTGTGGGTGGGCTGGGCCAACACGGGCCCCAGCTTTTTATCCACGATGCCCCAGGCACAGCAAACGCAATTCCAACAGACCAACCCGTATAACATGCTGAGGTCGGCCTTCCCTGGATTG AACGACACGTCGAACATCCGTTTGTCCCAACTGAGCGTGGAGCGCGTGTGCGCGGTGGTGCGCGAGGCGCtgtgcggcggcggcgcggccgCCAGCGCGGCGCTGCAGCGGCACCGCGTGTGCGGGCTGGCGCTCTCCGTCTGCCGGCTGGCCGACCTGCAGCCG attttagaTCTGCCGTTCGGCGATTGGGAACTATTCAAACTCCTCATTATCAATCTTCGCGAACTAGAAGCTAACATGCCGACGAGCGCACCCACCGTCAcag TAATAACCGACAAAGCGGCTGAGACAGAACCAGACAATGTCAAACCGAGGCCGGCTTTGGAACACCAAAGAAGCAGACCATCTAATGTTGAGAAACAG cCTTACGCGGAATACCAG GTGACTCTAGAAGAGCAGATGATCTGCGGCGCGCTGCAGACCCTGAACGAGGAGGCGCTGGAGGACGTGCTGCAGTCGGAGCCCCCCCCGCCCCCAG ACGAGGACAGCACGCTGCAGCTGTTGGCGTGTGCCCCCGTTAGCCCTCCCGCGCTGCGCCGCGACGGCGTGCTGAAGACCGGCTCCGTGCGGCGCCGCGACCCCCCCGCCGTCACCTTCAACGTCGAGAACGAGGAGGACTCCGACGACGACGGCCGCCTCGCCTTCAGCGCGCGCCcccgccgcccgcgccccgCCTCGCTGCTGGCGGCGGACGAGGCGCCCCCGCCGCGTCCCGCCGCCCGCTCCCGCTCCGCCGAGGACTCCACCCGCGCCGAGCCCACCGACCCCAAGCTGCGCTCGCTGCGCCGCACCGCCGACATCCTGCGCAAGGTGAGCTCCACGGAGCGGCTCTCGAAGCTGAAGGACAAGATCATGGCCCGCGAGTGCACTCCGCCGCGCGACGAGCCCAGCGACGACGAGTCGGCGCCGCTCGTGTCGCCGGCGACGGCTGCGCCCGCGTCGCCCGTCGCCGCGTCGCCGCGCTCGGATGTGACGGAGCTGGAGTCGCCGCGCGCGGCCGACTTCGACCTGCTGCCGGCGGGCAAGCGCGGCGCGGGGCTGGCGGCGGAGCCCTACGACCTGCGGCAGCTGGCGCCGGGCGCGGACGCGGGCCGGGCGCTGTGGCGACAGGACGCGCTGGACGCCGGCCCGCCCTGGCCCTGGGACGAGCCCGACTCCGCCGTCTGA